In Sphingomonas sp. LR60, the following are encoded in one genomic region:
- a CDS encoding motility protein A: MTPALLLDPVALAIVLGGTMLATILRTPSRDLVRALLALATLPRRRFRADARLEQIAALARIAQRHGVHALDRSVIRDADIAAAVVLIVDGVQAPVVKEALDTARRQRAERHRIVVECWTSMAETAPAMGMIGTLIGLVAMFTRMSDPQAIGAAMAIALLATLYGALLANLVAMPVAARLRTAARAELLERERLVAPLAALAEREAPRVRARAHDGEPPLTIVAQDEAA, encoded by the coding sequence ATGACTCCCGCGCTGCTTCTCGACCCCGTGGCGCTGGCGATCGTGCTGGGCGGCACGATGCTGGCGACCATCCTGCGCACGCCGTCGCGCGACCTGGTGCGCGCGCTGCTCGCGCTGGCCACGCTGCCCCGTCGCCGCTTCCGTGCCGATGCGCGGCTCGAGCAGATCGCGGCGCTGGCGCGGATCGCGCAGCGCCACGGCGTCCATGCGCTCGACCGCAGCGTGATCCGCGACGCCGATATCGCGGCGGCGGTGGTGCTGATCGTCGACGGTGTGCAGGCGCCGGTGGTGAAGGAGGCGCTCGACACCGCGCGTCGCCAGCGTGCCGAGCGGCACCGGATCGTCGTCGAATGCTGGACCAGCATGGCCGAGACCGCCCCCGCGATGGGGATGATCGGCACGCTGATCGGGCTGGTCGCGATGTTCACGCGGATGAGCGACCCGCAGGCGATCGGCGCGGCGATGGCGATCGCGCTGCTGGCCACTTTATATGGCGCGTTGCTGGCCAATCTAGTCGCGATGCCGGTCGCGGCGCGACTGCGCACCGCCGCGCGCGCCGAACTGCTCGAGCGCGAGCGGCTGGTCGCACCGCTCGCCGCGCTTGCCGAGCGGGAAGCGCCGCGCGTCCGGGCACGGGCGCACGACGGGGAACCGCCGCTGACGATCGTCGCGCAGGACGAAGCGGCATGA
- a CDS encoding flagellar basal body rod protein FlgB produces MAEGLFGVHAAALEVRAQRMGVLASNIANASTPNFKARDIDFTTALNAVENQPGGVDADLGGALKYRVPTNPSMDGNTVELSTEQTAFAENAVQYQSTLAFLNGRIGQITRALKGE; encoded by the coding sequence ATGGCCGAGGGATTGTTCGGAGTTCACGCTGCCGCGCTGGAGGTGCGTGCACAGCGCATGGGCGTGCTGGCGTCGAACATCGCCAATGCATCGACGCCCAATTTCAAGGCGCGCGACATCGACTTCACCACCGCGCTCAACGCGGTCGAGAACCAGCCGGGTGGCGTGGATGCGGATCTGGGCGGTGCGCTCAAGTATCGCGTGCCCACCAACCCGTCGATGGACGGCAACACCGTCGAGCTTTCGACCGAACAGACCGCCTTCGCCGAGAACGCCGTGCAATATCAGAGCACGCTCGCCTTCCTCAACGGGCGCATCGGGCAGATCACCCGCGCGCTGAAGGGAGAATAA
- the flgC gene encoding flagellar basal body rod protein FlgC, with protein sequence MSGTPMTVFQVAGRAMSAQLTRMNTTASNLANAGGVAGTEDAAYKTMKPVFRTSFDQASGLSTVDVQQIVTAGEKPTKRYDPNHPLADKDGNVFDAAVDESRELVDMMETARSYQNNVEVMQTAKTLILDTLKMGR encoded by the coding sequence ATGTCGGGCACTCCGATGACGGTCTTCCAGGTCGCGGGCCGCGCGATGTCGGCGCAGTTGACACGGATGAACACCACCGCGTCGAACCTCGCCAATGCCGGCGGCGTCGCGGGCACCGAAGACGCCGCCTACAAGACGATGAAGCCGGTGTTCCGCACCAGCTTCGATCAGGCGAGCGGGCTGTCGACCGTCGACGTGCAGCAGATCGTCACCGCGGGCGAGAAGCCCACCAAGCGCTACGATCCCAATCATCCGCTCGCCGACAAGGACGGCAACGTCTTCGACGCGGCGGTCGATGAATCGCGCGAGCTGGTCGACATGATGGAGACCGCGCGCAGCTACCAGAACAACGTCGAGGTGATGCAGACCGCCAAGACGCTGATCCTCGACACTCTCAAGATGGGTCGCTGA
- a CDS encoding flagellar hook assembly protein FlgD — translation MTTTAISATDKAAQDAIYAAAGVAQAKPKTNATATTGQATLGQKDFVRLMTAQLQFQDPMSPQDNTQMVAQMATFSQVAGISEMSSTLAGIANRLGTTSSSDAMSFVGRTVLTEGKTAYERSSGGIMGAVELPNSATDVDVTITDKNGLAVKNIQLGKQDAGSADYSWDGKDEAGNKVENGPYTVTVEAANGSTIVAAKSLVWAPVETVSLSAGAEPVLNVTGLGKVDPAAVRKVA, via the coding sequence ATGACCACCACCGCCATTTCCGCCACCGACAAGGCCGCGCAGGACGCGATCTACGCCGCCGCCGGCGTCGCACAGGCCAAGCCGAAGACCAACGCCACCGCCACCACCGGGCAGGCGACGCTGGGCCAGAAGGACTTCGTGCGCCTGATGACCGCACAATTGCAGTTCCAGGATCCGATGAGCCCGCAGGACAATACGCAGATGGTCGCGCAGATGGCGACCTTCTCGCAGGTCGCCGGGATCAGCGAGATGAGCAGCACGCTCGCCGGGATCGCCAACCGGCTCGGTACGACCTCGTCGAGCGACGCGATGAGCTTCGTCGGCCGCACCGTGCTGACCGAGGGCAAGACCGCGTACGAGCGGTCGTCGGGCGGGATCATGGGCGCGGTCGAGCTGCCGAACTCGGCGACCGACGTCGATGTCACGATCACCGACAAGAACGGGCTGGCGGTCAAGAACATCCAGCTCGGCAAGCAGGACGCCGGCTCGGCGGACTATAGCTGGGACGGCAAGGACGAAGCCGGCAACAAGGTCGAGAACGGCCCGTACACCGTCACCGTCGAGGCCGCGAACGGCAGCACGATCGTCGCCGCCAAGTCGCTGGTGTGGGCGCCGGTCGAGACCGTCAGCCTGTCGGCCGGCGCCGAACCCGTCCTCAACGTCACCGGCCTCGGCAAGGTCGATCCCGCCGCGGTCCGCAAGGTCGCCTAA
- a CDS encoding flagellar hook protein FlgE, whose product MSFFTSLSGLQAMQTDMSVISHNLANVSTNGFKKSRTAFADVISSNVSTDPRKMVGSGVSVKGTVQQFSDGSSNQTKSALDMQILGEGFFVVKSTGLSDQVNYTRTGAFTVDDSRNVIDAQGSYLMVYPVDNDGNVTATGDKSLTNLQIQPTSGSPKKTENVATKVQIPSTATIKDPAKFKRTDTSTYNNSVATRVYDANGNPMTMTSYYVRTAEGDPNAKDANGDPQPNTGTWQVFTFVGDQPLTPKGAVANSPITQVYDTKGALMAPTTIKFEDFIPASGAAAQGITLDLTGSTQTAAAAAVSNRVQDGVAVGQLVGITVDDAGIIKASYSNSDIVPLGKVAIAKFSAPTGLRQAGSNYWQATGISGKATLGFAAAEGFGSLKSGQLEGSNVDITEELVNLIAAQRNFQANSKALDTATQVSQSIFNIRA is encoded by the coding sequence ATGTCCTTCTTCACTTCGCTCTCGGGCCTCCAGGCCATGCAGACCGACATGTCGGTCATCAGCCACAACCTCGCCAACGTCTCGACCAACGGCTTCAAGAAGAGCCGGACCGCCTTCGCCGACGTCATCTCGTCGAACGTGTCGACCGATCCGCGCAAGATGGTCGGCTCGGGCGTGTCGGTGAAGGGCACCGTGCAGCAATTCTCGGACGGTTCGTCGAACCAGACCAAGAGCGCGCTCGACATGCAGATCCTCGGCGAAGGCTTCTTCGTCGTGAAGTCGACCGGCCTGTCGGACCAGGTCAACTACACCCGTACCGGCGCGTTCACGGTCGACGACAGCCGCAACGTGATCGACGCGCAGGGCAGCTATCTGATGGTCTACCCCGTCGATAACGACGGCAACGTCACCGCGACCGGCGACAAGTCGCTGACCAACCTTCAGATCCAGCCGACCAGCGGCTCGCCCAAGAAGACCGAGAACGTCGCCACCAAGGTGCAGATCCCGTCGACCGCGACGATCAAGGATCCGGCCAAGTTCAAGCGCACCGACACCTCCACCTACAACAACTCGGTCGCGACCCGCGTCTATGACGCGAACGGCAATCCGATGACGATGACCAGCTATTACGTCCGCACGGCGGAAGGCGACCCCAACGCGAAGGACGCCAACGGCGATCCGCAGCCCAACACCGGCACGTGGCAGGTCTTCACGTTCGTCGGCGACCAGCCGCTGACGCCGAAGGGCGCCGTTGCGAACAGCCCGATCACGCAGGTCTACGATACGAAGGGCGCGCTGATGGCGCCGACCACGATCAAGTTCGAGGATTTCATCCCGGCGTCGGGCGCAGCGGCACAGGGCATCACGCTCGACCTGACCGGCTCGACCCAGACCGCCGCCGCCGCCGCGGTCAGCAACCGCGTGCAGGACGGCGTCGCGGTCGGCCAGCTGGTCGGCATCACCGTCGATGACGCCGGCATCATCAAGGCGAGCTATTCCAACTCGGACATCGTGCCGCTCGGCAAGGTGGCGATCGCCAAGTTCTCGGCGCCGACCGGCCTGCGCCAGGCGGGCAGCAACTATTGGCAGGCGACGGGAATCTCGGGGAAGGCGACGCTCGGCTTCGCCGCGGCGGAAGGCTTTGGCAGCCTGAAGTCGGGCCAGCTCGAGGGCTCGAACGTCGACATCACCGAGGAGCTGGTCAACCTGATCGCGGCGCAGCGCAACTTCCAGGCGAACTCGAAGGCGCTCGATACCGCGACGCAGGTGTCGCAGTCGATCTTCAACATCCGCGCCTGA
- a CDS encoding flagellar basal body rod protein FlgF, giving the protein MDKLVYTAATGLRAHMQSQAAIANNMANVSTTGFRADRVVFDRIILSDGSTQLSARQPTSEEVRDADRAPGVIQQTGRPLDVAMGDADKWLAVQASDGSEAYTRRGDLSVSASGTLQTGDGFIVMGQGGPITVPPYDSISIGSDGSISIVPQGDKTGQTTVVDRLKVVSSKGSDAVKGLDNLMRVRGGGVMPADLDAGVTSGALEGSNVNMTQALVDMIENQRSYEVQANLLKEARSMDESSASVMRLPG; this is encoded by the coding sequence GTGGACAAGCTGGTCTATACCGCGGCGACCGGTCTGCGCGCGCACATGCAGTCGCAGGCCGCGATCGCCAACAATATGGCGAACGTCTCCACCACCGGGTTCCGCGCCGATCGCGTGGTGTTCGACCGGATCATCCTGTCCGACGGCTCGACGCAATTGTCGGCGCGCCAGCCGACGTCGGAAGAGGTGCGCGACGCCGATCGCGCGCCGGGCGTCATCCAGCAGACCGGCCGCCCGCTCGACGTCGCGATGGGCGATGCCGACAAATGGCTGGCGGTGCAGGCGTCGGACGGCTCGGAAGCCTATACCCGGCGCGGCGACCTTTCGGTGTCCGCCTCGGGCACGCTCCAGACCGGCGATGGCTTCATCGTCATGGGGCAGGGCGGCCCGATCACCGTGCCGCCGTACGATTCGATCAGCATCGGATCGGACGGCTCGATCTCGATCGTGCCGCAGGGCGACAAGACCGGGCAGACCACCGTCGTCGACCGGCTGAAGGTCGTGTCGAGCAAGGGCAGCGATGCCGTGAAGGGGCTCGACAATCTGATGCGGGTCCGCGGCGGCGGCGTGATGCCCGCCGATCTCGACGCCGGGGTCACCAGCGGTGCGCTGGAAGGCTCCAACGTCAACATGACCCAGGCGCTGGTCGACATGATCGAGAACCAGCGCAGCTACGAAGTGCAGGCCAATTTGCTGAAAGAGGCCCGCTCCATGGACGAATCGAGCGCATCCGTGATGCGCCTGCCGGGCTGA
- the flgG gene encoding flagellar basal-body rod protein FlgG, translating into MTTAAMHIARTGLDAQDTRMRVISNNLANVATTGFKRDRAAFETLSYQVVTAPGAQSTGETKYATGLNLGTGVRVQGTSRTETQGSMNQTGNSLDLALDGGGYFQVQMPGGQLGYTRAGNFSRSPEGLLITSQGYQVMPGITIPTNATQITIGTDGTVTATIPGQTEGQNLGQLQVASFPNPAGLESNGDNFLLETASSGAANMGVPGEDGRGRVRQGTLEASNVNVVEELVDMIETQRAYEVNSKMISATDDMLKTVNQNLS; encoded by the coding sequence ATGACCACCGCCGCCATGCACATCGCGCGTACCGGGCTGGACGCCCAGGACACGCGGATGCGCGTCATCTCGAACAACCTCGCCAACGTCGCGACGACCGGCTTCAAGCGCGATCGCGCCGCGTTCGAGACGCTCTCCTATCAGGTGGTCACCGCGCCGGGCGCGCAATCGACCGGTGAGACCAAATATGCGACCGGGCTCAACCTCGGCACCGGCGTGCGCGTGCAGGGCACGTCGCGCACCGAGACGCAGGGGTCGATGAACCAGACCGGCAACAGCCTCGACCTCGCGCTCGATGGCGGCGGCTATTTCCAAGTGCAGATGCCCGGCGGTCAGCTCGGCTATACCCGCGCCGGCAATTTCTCGCGCTCGCCCGAAGGGTTGCTCATCACCAGCCAGGGCTATCAGGTGATGCCGGGGATCACGATCCCGACCAACGCGACGCAGATCACGATCGGAACCGACGGCACCGTCACCGCGACGATTCCGGGGCAGACCGAGGGGCAGAACCTCGGCCAGCTTCAGGTCGCCAGCTTCCCGAACCCCGCGGGCCTCGAATCGAACGGCGACAACTTCCTGCTCGAGACCGCGTCGAGCGGCGCGGCCAATATGGGCGTGCCCGGCGAGGACGGCCGCGGCCGTGTGCGGCAGGGGACGCTGGAGGCGAGCAACGTCAACGTCGTCGAGGAACTGGTCGACATGATCGAGACGCAGCGCGCCTATGAGGTCAATTCGAAGATGATCTCCGCCACCGACGACATGCTGAAAACCGTTAACCAAAATCTGTCATGA
- a CDS encoding flagellar basal body L-ring protein FlgH, producing MSRIMMMSFSFRRIGVIVGGVLGAAAAVPLVPAPAHASVFGKLLKKKPGEDFSAARVEPVAPVPTAPVADGAIFQASTGYAALYEGWRARRVGDPLTIVLVERTAASKSSASKIDSKGSFGLTPPTTGPLGGLLSSSDIGASGNRGFNGTGAADQSNSLSGEVSVTVAEVYPNGTMLVRGQKRVTLNRGDEFVQIKGIVRFADVDRDNRVDSTRVADAQIAYTGKGDVARASRQGWLSRFFQVVSPF from the coding sequence ATGAGTCGCATCATGATGATGTCGTTCTCCTTTCGCCGGATTGGCGTGATCGTCGGCGGCGTGCTCGGTGCCGCCGCCGCGGTCCCGCTGGTGCCCGCCCCCGCGCACGCCAGCGTGTTCGGCAAGCTGCTCAAGAAGAAGCCCGGCGAGGACTTCAGCGCCGCGCGCGTCGAACCGGTCGCGCCGGTGCCGACCGCGCCGGTCGCCGACGGCGCGATCTTCCAGGCATCGACCGGCTATGCCGCGCTTTACGAGGGGTGGCGCGCGCGCCGGGTCGGCGATCCGCTGACGATCGTGCTGGTCGAGCGCACCGCGGCGTCGAAGTCGTCGGCGTCGAAGATCGATTCGAAGGGCTCGTTCGGCCTGACGCCCCCGACCACCGGTCCGCTGGGCGGCTTGCTCAGCTCCAGCGACATCGGCGCCAGCGGCAACCGCGGCTTCAACGGCACCGGCGCGGCGGACCAGTCGAATTCGCTGTCGGGCGAAGTGTCGGTGACGGTCGCGGAAGTCTATCCCAACGGCACGATGCTGGTGCGCGGGCAGAAGCGCGTGACGCTCAACCGCGGTGACGAATTCGTGCAGATCAAGGGCATCGTCCGCTTCGCCGACGTCGACCGCGACAATCGCGTCGACTCGACCCGCGTCGCCGATGCGCAGATCGCCTATACCGGCAAGGGCGACGTAGCCCGCGCCAGCCGCCAGGGCTGGCTGTCCCGCTTCTTCCAGGTGGTGAGCCCGTTCTGA
- a CDS encoding rod-binding protein: protein MSDAIGAITGQTGLDTGLSRSATKQNLDKAAQQFESVFTGMMLKSMRQAKLADPLIDSKAMDTFRDMSDQKVVQNMAEHHPLGIGQAMSKFLAQSQPELGAGSAAAPEAKLSLSKP, encoded by the coding sequence ATGAGCGACGCGATCGGCGCCATCACCGGCCAGACCGGGCTCGACACCGGGCTCTCGCGCAGCGCGACGAAGCAGAACCTCGACAAGGCCGCGCAGCAGTTCGAGTCGGTGTTCACCGGCATGATGCTGAAGTCGATGCGCCAGGCGAAGCTCGCCGACCCGCTGATCGACAGCAAGGCGATGGACACGTTCCGGGACATGAGCGACCAGAAGGTCGTCCAGAACATGGCCGAGCATCACCCGCTCGGCATCGGGCAGGCGATGAGCAAGTTCCTGGCGCAGTCGCAGCCGGAGCTGGGCGCGGGTTCAGCCGCCGCTCCTGAGGCGAAGCTGAGCTTGTCCAAGCCCTGA
- the flgK gene encoding flagellar hook-associated protein FlgK has product MSDLLSLGASGVRTYQTALATTSENIANAGNASYVRRTPSIREITGGNGWNNSSPNGMGSSASSILRAGDAYADQTLRTASSDLSRTQAGSVWLERIETALSSGGLSSRLTGFFAAGTALQADPSSTALRAGMLSAGSSVADAFGVTARALDDAAGELDGQAVQGAAELSRLNQAMLKVNQGLVRTAPGTSAMAGLMDQRDDLLQQMSALSDIDVKLDDYGRATVRAGGPNGPVLVDPKDASEVAYGRTGSNVALAVRPSSGTPTLFDPEGGSLAGMVEGAQRISSARDALGRVATDLTQTVNDLQAAGDDQKGNPGTDFFKSSATDPTSFTVKLNSGDQIAAAGRAGGSRDASNLAALAGKRTSMGFEGSVQALVTDNAATLKQRRLVADAQTTIRDGAVTTRSELTGVNLDNEAIDLLKFQQAYQASSRVIQVAKETFQSILEIR; this is encoded by the coding sequence ATGAGTGATCTGCTCTCCCTTGGCGCTTCGGGCGTGCGTACGTATCAGACGGCGCTGGCGACGACGTCGGAGAACATCGCGAACGCCGGCAATGCGTCCTACGTTCGGCGCACCCCCAGCATCCGCGAGATCACCGGAGGCAACGGCTGGAACAACTCGTCGCCGAACGGCATGGGGTCGTCGGCCTCCAGCATCCTGCGCGCCGGCGACGCCTATGCCGATCAGACGCTGCGCACCGCATCATCGGACCTGTCGCGCACGCAGGCCGGCTCGGTCTGGCTCGAGCGGATCGAAACCGCGCTGAGCAGCGGCGGCCTGTCGTCGCGGCTGACCGGCTTCTTCGCCGCCGGCACTGCGTTGCAGGCCGATCCGTCCTCCACCGCCTTGCGCGCCGGGATGCTGAGCGCCGGCTCGTCGGTCGCCGATGCGTTCGGCGTGACCGCGCGCGCGCTCGACGATGCCGCGGGCGAGCTTGACGGGCAGGCGGTGCAGGGCGCCGCCGAACTGTCGCGGCTCAACCAGGCGATGCTCAAGGTCAATCAGGGGCTGGTGCGCACCGCGCCAGGGACGTCGGCGATGGCCGGATTGATGGACCAGCGCGACGACCTGCTCCAGCAGATGAGCGCCCTGAGCGACATCGACGTCAAGCTCGACGATTACGGCCGCGCCACGGTTCGCGCGGGCGGACCGAACGGCCCGGTGCTGGTCGATCCGAAGGACGCCAGCGAGGTCGCCTATGGCCGCACCGGCAGCAACGTCGCGCTCGCGGTGCGTCCGTCGAGCGGCACGCCGACGCTGTTCGATCCCGAAGGCGGGTCGCTCGCCGGCATGGTCGAGGGTGCGCAGCGGATCTCCTCGGCACGCGATGCCCTGGGACGGGTCGCAACCGACCTGACCCAGACGGTCAACGATCTGCAAGCCGCCGGTGACGACCAGAAGGGCAATCCCGGCACCGACTTCTTCAAATCGAGCGCAACCGATCCGACCTCCTTCACGGTCAAGCTGAACTCCGGCGACCAGATCGCGGCCGCCGGGCGTGCGGGCGGCTCGCGCGATGCGTCGAACCTCGCCGCGCTGGCGGGCAAGCGCACCAGCATGGGGTTCGAGGGCAGCGTACAGGCGCTGGTCACCGACAATGCCGCCACGCTCAAGCAACGGCGGCTGGTCGCGGATGCGCAGACCACGATCCGCGACGGCGCCGTCACCACGCGCTCCGAACTGACGGGCGTGAACCTCGACAACGAAGCGATCGACCTGCTGAAGTTCCAGCAGGCATATCAGGCGTCGAGCCGCGTCATTCAGGTCGCCAAGGAAACCTTCCAGTCGATCCTCGAGATCAGGTAA
- a CDS encoding flagellin N-terminal helical domain-containing protein, with product MSNAVKLQTQITTGKKFTSPSENVTIGQQLAEFDRKNIDAAAYTSNMNMSQSMLSQADTTLESITTQMQRATELTVRAGNGTLSSQDRKVIGDELKAVVDTLTGLGNVTDSNGRSLFGSADGTPAITKNADGTFTYNTAPSLSEVPIADNMSIQPTETAARIFQSPAGDTLSILSQLASALQGGDSTGQSARDALDKVNAATDQVSIVQSSVGARAARVELQQTLQENVSADREELRSSLEDTDITSAAAEFAKTMTILNATQSSFSKLSQLSLFSYLR from the coding sequence ATGTCCAACGCGGTCAAGCTGCAGACGCAGATCACGACCGGCAAGAAGTTCACCTCGCCGTCCGAAAACGTCACGATCGGGCAGCAGCTCGCCGAGTTCGACCGCAAGAACATCGATGCGGCCGCCTATACGTCGAACATGAACATGTCGCAGTCGATGCTCTCGCAGGCGGACACGACGCTCGAATCGATCACCACGCAGATGCAGCGCGCCACCGAACTGACGGTGCGCGCGGGCAACGGCACGCTCAGCTCGCAGGATCGCAAGGTCATCGGCGACGAGCTGAAGGCAGTCGTCGACACGCTGACGGGGCTGGGCAACGTCACCGATTCGAACGGGCGCTCGCTGTTCGGCAGCGCCGACGGCACGCCGGCGATCACCAAGAACGCCGACGGCACCTTCACCTACAATACCGCGCCGTCGCTGTCGGAAGTGCCGATCGCCGACAATATGTCGATCCAGCCGACCGAAACCGCCGCGCGCATCTTCCAGAGCCCGGCCGGCGACACGCTGTCGATCTTGTCGCAGCTCGCGTCCGCGTTGCAGGGCGGCGATTCGACGGGCCAGTCGGCGCGCGATGCGCTCGACAAGGTCAACGCGGCGACCGACCAGGTGTCGATCGTCCAGTCGTCGGTCGGCGCACGCGCCGCACGCGTCGAACTCCAGCAGACGCTGCAGGAGAATGTCTCGGCCGATCGCGAGGAGTTGCGCTCGTCGCTGGAGGATACCGACATCACCTCGGCGGCGGCGGAGTTCGCCAAGACGATGACGATCCTCAACGCGACCCAGTCCAGCTTCTCCAAATTGTCGCAGCT